Genomic DNA from Alphaproteobacteria bacterium:
TGGAATTAATGGCGGCGATTCAGGGTATCGAAGCCCTGACCCGTTCAGTTACTGGCGAGCTTTATACCGATAGCCAATATGTGCGCCAAGGCATCACCGAATGGATTCATGGCTGGAAAAAAAATGGCTGGCGTAATGCGCAAAAAAAACCGGTCGTAAATGCCGATTTATGGCAGCGCCTGGATGAAGCGCAGCAAAAACATAAAATCGAATGGCATTGGGTTAAGGGCCATGCGGGACACCCCGAAAACGAACGGGTGGATCGGCTGGCGAACAACGCGATTACCGCTTTAAACATAGGCTAAATGATTAATAATACTGCGTTAATAGTAATTGACGATTGTAATCTTTAAAGATACAATTACCCTCTGAAATTTTAGGGTTTGAAGATGAAAATATTATACAAAGTTGAAACAACTGCCGCCGACAAATCTACACAAAAATTGGCCGCCAGTGGGCAACCGGCCTATGATCACGTGCTGGTAACTTATGAAAACCAGGCTGATCATACATCCATTGTCATCAGTTACAGAACTGATTTTCATATACCAGTCATCCCGCAAGATCACCCTCATAAATCATGGCAATGGATTCAAAAAGAAACCGCGCGCCGGAAAAAAGGTGCTGAAATTATTCAGCAATTTGAACAATATCGCGCAGATCCCGAAGGTTTTTTGGAAGCATTACGAGAACAAGGCGCGGTGGCTGATGACTGTTATATTTATGATCCGTCCAGCGAGAAATTTCGCGCTCCTGCACACAGTGTTACAAATACACAAACAGGCCATGAAATATATAGATGTTACGAAACCTGCGGCACTCCTACCATGGGACCGGATGGTCAAAAATCGGTCACTTACTCCGATCCTAAAACCGGTCGTGCTATCCAAGAATATAGATATGATCCTAGCACTGGGCTGGTGGCTAGTGAAGTTGATTGGCGCAATGTAGATGGGGATCGTGTGCCGGCAATCGAATATGTACGCGATAAAACAGGTAATGTTGTTTATAAACTTTGCACTATTTATCAACCCCGCCAAAATATATACTATAATTATTACCGATAAACATGGTCAACGCACCAAGGGCCCTTATGGTATTCCAGCCGTTATCAGTTATGATATGCGCTGTCGTACAAAAAAAGTTTATCCGGCAGTTGTTATGCTGGATAACGCTCCTGGTATGCCAGTCTTAAGCGATAAAATTTACAAAAGTCCTGTCTTATTAAAAGCATGGATCGCCCATTGCGTGAATGGCGCGCCAATCGATACCGGTGTATCTCACGATCGAGCAATGCAAGCCGCGCAGAAACTTAGAACACTAACCGCCACTCGCTAAAGCTTACCGCGCCTCTGTCATGGCGCGTTCCACCGCCGATTCACTCAGCAATTCCGGCAATGGCTTGCCGGTTGGGAACTTGGCACTGTACACCGCGTTAAACGGAATTCCATAACGGCCAAAACCAGCCAGATATTTTGCGATACTGTCATTCGGCTTGGTCCAATCGCCGCGCATCAATACGACGTTTGGCTGCGTTAACAGGCTTTGAATTTTCTGCGATTGCAATACCAAGCGTTCATTCACTTTGCATGTTAGACACCAGTCGGCGGTGACATCGACTACAACAATTTTATTTTGCGACACCAAGGTTCCAATTTGCCTTGGATCGAACGCCTGCCATGGCAAAGTTTGCTTTGATGCCGGCGGGTCCATCACATTGGTCGTTTGCACAACCACAATCGACACCAACCATAATCCGGTAACCAACAGAAATACCGCAAGCACCCTCCGCACAGCAAGCATCCACCGGCCAGGTTTCGGCAGAGCGTAAACCGCATGCGGATAAACAGCCACGATAAAATACGGCAAGGCCATGCCGAGCCCAATTGCGGTAAAAATGATAAATATTTCGCCAATACCTTGGGACAGGGCAAACCCCAAGGCCGTACCCAAAAACGGCGCTGAACATGGCGTTGCCAACAATGTCGCAAACGCGCCCATCAAAAATTCTTTGGATAAACTGTGTCCTTGGGGATCATTGCCCAATCTGCCGATGTTGGCGATAAATTGCGGCAGGCGAATTTCAAATATACCCCACATATTAGCCGCGAAAATAAACACAATAATCGCCAGGAAAATTAAAAATAACGGCTGTTGAAATTGAATGCCCCAGCCGATTTGCTGACCCGTTAATTTCAGCGCGGTCAAAATTCCGGCCAACGCGAGAAACGATACGATAATTCCCGCCGCCGTGGCCATAAATCCTTTACGCACCCAGTGCCGTTCAAAATCATGTTTGGCAATGATTTGCATTAATTTGATCGACAATACCGGCAATACGCATGGCATGACGTTCAGAATCAGTCCGCCCAAAATACCAAAGGCGACCATCAGCAATACTTTCTGCCAAGTAAAATTGCCGCCGCCGACAACCGGCATCATTGTGGCTTCATGAGCGACCTCGCCGTCCACCATTGTAAAAGTGAATGGAATTTGGGTCAGGTTTTTTAATAGAGCCGGATCATCCGCATTGACCGCAACCGTAATAATGGCTTTGCGTTTATCCGTATCAATCTTAAATTCCGGAGGACCAAAAGAAATATTTTTATCGCTTTCGATAAAAATATCCGGCTTTGCAAATCCGTCGGCCTTGATCGCATGAATTTCAAAAACTGGTTTTTGATCGCCGCTGACAAACACATTGTTGATTGCCATTAGACTTTTGATGCTGTCTTTATCCGGCAATTTCGAAACAAACATTTTAATCAAGCTTGTTTCCTCGGTAATCAAGCTCATCCCTTGCTGCAGATTCAATGCGAATACATATTTATATGGAACGCAAATCTGGTTGCAGGTCAAATAATCGACACTCGCGTGAATTTGCACAGGTTGGCCGGGTTGAATTAAATCCGCAGTAATCGGCAAAACGACTTCTTCGCCATAACCGATGGTTTGAATATCGCCGATACTGACGCGGATCGGCGCCGGCCACAGAAATTGCGCCGATTTAATATTTTGCGATCCTGTCCAATCGACTTTTGGCGGGTAACCAGCATCCCCCGCGCTGCGCCAGTAAATATGCCATCCGGGTTCCATCTTGAAATGCAAACCCAATTGAATTTGCGGATCTTCGCCCACTGTTGGGCTGGTGGCAATCAACCGCACCATGCCATGATCGTTCTGCGCCCATGGCGTTGCATTCCCCGCGCCAGCGTAAATAGTCCCCGCCCCACCCTGCAATGCCGTGCCAGGGGACGTTTGCGCATAGGTTAAATTTGCCGACAAAAGCACCAAAATTGCGCAAAAAACGCTAAGTATCGAAAGACGCATGATAAAACCCCTGTGCAATTGCGAGAAAACCCTTGGAAAACAATAAAAAGCAAACGAATCCTTAATAATACTCAGTCTACAATAGAGTATCGTGTATAATAGAATTACATACGATTATAGCAAGGCCCTACAGCGAAAGTGGAAGATTTGAAAGAATTCAAACCCTATAGAGACCCCCGTTATCTTGCTGGCCAAATTCTGATTTCGATGCCTAATATGCCTGATCCGCGCTTTGAAAAAGCGGTTATTATGCTGTGCGTACACAATGCCGATGGCGCAATGGGCGTTGTCATTAACCGTCAAAGCAATTCGATTTCCTATCCTGAATTATTGCAACAACTGACCTTACCAACTCATATCATCGATCCGAAAAAACCGGTATTTTACGGCGGCCCGATCGAGGCTGGACGGGGCTTTGTTCTGCACAGCGATGACGTAAATCAAGAAAGCACTTTAAAAGTATCGGATGGAATCGCGCTAACCGCAACGGTCGATATTCTGCGCACTATTGCGGAAGGCCGCGGACCAAACCAATCCCTGTTGGCGCTTGGCTATGCCGGGTGGGGCGCTGGGCAATTGGAATACGAGATTCAAAATAATTCCTGGCTGACCGTTCCGCCAGATGCCGCGTTATTGTTCGATGACAATGTCGACACCAAATGGCACCGCGCAATGAGCAAAATTGGCGTATCGTTGCACCACTTATCCGATACCGCCGGCCACGCTTAGGTTAGCTCGAACTTTTCCCAGACCTTCATGGACTTTTTAGGGCCGATACCGGCCAGGGCCGGTTTTGCCGATATCATTTTTCCGACAATACGGTGAATATCGGCTGGAGTAACGTTGTCAATTTTCTCGATCAATTCCGCCACGCTCAAGACGCGGCCAAAAGTCAATAAATGCTGCGCGGTGTTTTCAGCACGGGAAAAAGGTTGCTCCAAAGCCATCAACATGCCGGCCTTTAATTGTTGCTTAGCGCGGTCCAATTCCGCTTTTTTAATATTACGCGAACTGTCCACCAATTGTTCGCGCAGAACTTCGGCTAATTTAGCCACTTCGCCGGGCGCCGTACCGACATAAATACCAAGCAGGCCGGTATCATCCACATTAGATAAAAATGCCGACACCGTGTAGGCCAATCCGCGTTTTTCGCGCACTTCCTGGAACAACCGCGACGAAGACCCGCCGCCCAATAATGTCGCATATATCGAATAAGCATAATAATCCGGGTCTTTGCCACCGCATGCCGGCAGCGCCAACGACAGATGCGCCTGTTCGGAATCTTTATTTATCAGGATATTTTCGGGTTTATAAACAGATGGAGGGATTGGCGCATCGCTGACTGGCGACAGCTGCCCAAAATATTTTTTAACCCAATCCAGCAATTGCGCGTGATCCACCCGGCCGGCTACCGCAATCACGGTTTTCGGCGCGCAATAATGAATCCCGGCATATTTCTTTAAATCTGCACCCGAAATTTTTGCAATCACCTCGGGCTTTCCAAGGATCGACATGC
This window encodes:
- a CDS encoding ribonuclease HI, with amino-acid sequence MKDNIVRIYTDGACKGNPGPGGWAALLIYNGTEKELSGAEANTTNNRMELMAAIQGIEALTRSVTGELYTDSQYVRQGITEWIHGWKKNGWRNAQKKPVVNADLWQRLDEAQQKHKIEWHWVKGHAGHPENERVDRLANNAITALNIG
- a CDS encoding insulinase family protein → MSIQITTLDSGLRVASEFMPNIETVALGVWFDVGTRNELPKQNGIAHLLEHMLFKGTSRRTALQISEEIENVGGHTNAYTSRDLTAYYARVMHQDTELAIDLLADLIQNSTFDATELEREKQVIIQEINLSRDTPDDIIFDYMQMAAYGNQPLGMSILGKPEVIAKISGADLKKYAGIHYCAPKTVIAVAGRVDHAQLLDWVKKYFGQLSPVSDAPIPPSVYKPENILINKDSEQAHLSLALPACGGKDPDYYAYSIYATLLGGGSSSRLFQEVREKRGLAYTVSAFLSNVDDTGLLGIYVGTAPGEVAKLAEVLREQLVDSSRNIKKAELDRAKQQLKAGMLMALEQPFSRAENTAQHLLTFGRVLSVAELIEKIDNVTPADIHRIVGKMISAKPALAGIGPKKSMKVWEKFELT
- a CDS encoding disulfide bond formation protein DsbD codes for the protein MRLSILSVFCAILVLLSANLTYAQTSPGTALQGGAGTIYAGAGNATPWAQNDHGMVRLIATSPTVGEDPQIQLGLHFKMEPGWHIYWRSAGDAGYPPKVDWTGSQNIKSAQFLWPAPIRVSIGDIQTIGYGEEVVLPITADLIQPGQPVQIHASVDYLTCNQICVPYKYVFALNLQQGMSLITEETSLIKMFVSKLPDKDSIKSLMAINNVFVSGDQKPVFEIHAIKADGFAKPDIFIESDKNISFGPPEFKIDTDKRKAIITVAVNADDPALLKNLTQIPFTFTMVDGEVAHEATMMPVVGGGNFTWQKVLLMVAFGILGGLILNVMPCVLPVLSIKLMQIIAKHDFERHWVRKGFMATAAGIIVSFLALAGILTALKLTGQQIGWGIQFQQPLFLIFLAIIVFIFAANMWGIFEIRLPQFIANIGRLGNDPQGHSLSKEFLMGAFATLLATPCSAPFLGTALGFALSQGIGEIFIIFTAIGLGMALPYFIVAVYPHAVYALPKPGRWMLAVRRVLAVFLLVTGLWLVSIVVVQTTNVMDPPASKQTLPWQAFDPRQIGTLVSQNKIVVVDVTADWCLTCKVNERLVLQSQKIQSLLTQPNVVLMRGDWTKPNDSIAKYLAGFGRYGIPFNAVYSAKFPTGKPLPELLSESAVERAMTEAR
- a CDS encoding YqgE/AlgH family protein — its product is MPNMPDPRFEKAVIMLCVHNADGAMGVVINRQSNSISYPELLQQLTLPTHIIDPKKPVFYGGPIEAGRGFVLHSDDVNQESTLKVSDGIALTATVDILRTIAEGRGPNQSLLALGYAGWGAGQLEYEIQNNSWLTVPPDAALLFDDNVDTKWHRAMSKIGVSLHHLSDTAGHA